In bacterium, the following proteins share a genomic window:
- a CDS encoding formylglycine-generating enzyme family protein, whose amino-acid sequence MWKVEANERKRRARALPALAAGAFLLLAVLLPGASAWAQVTIDWVTVGGAGNSADTTGLGAVATEYRISQHEVTNAQYAAFLNAVAATDTNGLYSASMGAAPGGITQVGAVGSFTYAPIAGRENMPVNYVSFYDALRFANWLHNGQPTGAQDATTTEDGAYTIITEVYPGTVLTRNPGATVFLPSEDEWYKAAYYDPSTDTYFDYPA is encoded by the coding sequence ATGTGGAAGGTTGAAGCAAACGAGCGGAAGCGACGCGCACGTGCGCTTCCGGCCCTGGCGGCCGGTGCCTTTCTTCTACTTGCGGTCCTGCTTCCGGGGGCTTCGGCATGGGCGCAGGTGACGATCGACTGGGTGACGGTGGGCGGCGCGGGCAACTCTGCGGACACCACGGGTTTGGGCGCGGTGGCGACGGAGTACCGGATCTCGCAGCACGAAGTGACGAACGCGCAGTACGCGGCGTTCCTGAACGCGGTGGCGGCGACGGATACGAACGGGCTGTACAGCGCGAGCATGGGTGCGGCCCCTGGCGGGATCACGCAGGTGGGGGCTGTCGGAAGCTTCACCTACGCGCCAATCGCCGGGCGCGAGAACATGCCTGTGAACTACGTGTCATTCTACGATGCGCTGCGGTTTGCGAACTGGCTGCACAACGGCCAGCCGACGGGGGCGCAGGACGCTACGACGACCGAGGACGGGGCGTATACCATCATTACGGAGGTTTATCCGGGGACGGTGCTCACACGGAACCCGGGCGCGACGGTGTTCCTGCCGAGTGAGGACGAGTGGTACAAGGCGGCGTACTACGACCCGTCCACCGACACGTATTTCGACTACCCGGCGTGA